A genomic window from Terriglobales bacterium includes:
- a CDS encoding 2-oxoacid:acceptor oxidoreductase subunit alpha, producing the protein MAIGDVAVQEAPTRSGDKRIVNDFSLQVATVNGSGSQTANMVLLRSIFQMGVPVSGKNLFPSNIAGLPTWFTIRANKHGYIARKKEIDFLIAMNPETAQEDVMSLSPGAAVLYDEHLNLSRLRSDLTFYAAPFDKLVVPVCPEAKLRKLVKNMLYVGVGAQLLDIDMGQIEKALRKQFKKKVKAADLNWGAVQAGYDYAKATFPKADPYHVAPMNKTQGKIIIEGNAACALGAMFAGVTVVTWYPITPSSSLCEQLIDYMKRYRIGPDGKATFAIVQAEDELAAVGMVIGAGWAGARSMTSTSGPGISLMAEFTGLGYYAEVPGVIVDVQRVGPSTGLPTRTMQGDMSFCAMLSHGDTRHIMVIPSSVEECFSMMGDAFELAEHFQTPIFVMTDLDLGMNNWMADAFTYPEKPIQRGKVLSQQDLERLGSFARYKDVDGDAVGWRTLPGTDHPKASYFTRGSGHNEKAQYSERPDDYQNNMDRLRKKLEVAKRHVPQPEIAGDGKAKVGIIAFGTTHWAIVESRDQLRDEYKLETDYLRLRAYPFTAQVEDFVRRHERVYVVEQNRDAQVRDLLRIDLDPTLAPRLRSVRHYNGLPIDARSVTDEIVSQEGK; encoded by the coding sequence ATGGCCATTGGGGATGTAGCCGTCCAGGAAGCTCCCACCCGCTCCGGCGATAAGCGCATAGTCAACGACTTCAGCCTGCAGGTCGCGACGGTGAACGGCTCGGGCTCGCAGACCGCCAACATGGTTCTGTTGCGCTCCATCTTTCAGATGGGTGTGCCGGTCTCAGGCAAGAACCTGTTTCCCTCCAACATCGCCGGCCTGCCCACCTGGTTCACCATCCGCGCCAACAAGCACGGGTACATTGCGCGCAAGAAGGAAATCGACTTCCTTATTGCCATGAACCCGGAGACGGCGCAGGAAGACGTGATGTCGCTCTCACCGGGCGCGGCCGTGCTGTATGACGAGCACCTGAACCTGTCGCGCCTGCGCAGCGACCTCACCTTCTATGCGGCCCCGTTCGACAAGCTGGTGGTGCCCGTCTGCCCGGAAGCCAAGCTGCGCAAGCTGGTGAAGAACATGCTCTATGTAGGTGTAGGTGCCCAACTGTTGGACATCGACATGGGGCAGATCGAAAAGGCGCTGCGCAAGCAGTTCAAGAAGAAGGTCAAGGCCGCCGACCTGAACTGGGGAGCGGTCCAGGCCGGCTACGACTACGCTAAGGCCACGTTCCCCAAGGCCGACCCGTACCACGTGGCGCCCATGAACAAGACCCAGGGCAAGATCATCATCGAGGGCAACGCCGCTTGCGCGCTGGGCGCGATGTTCGCCGGCGTCACCGTGGTCACCTGGTATCCCATCACGCCCTCGTCCTCGCTTTGCGAGCAGTTGATCGACTACATGAAGCGCTACCGCATCGGCCCTGACGGCAAGGCCACCTTCGCCATCGTGCAGGCGGAGGACGAGCTGGCCGCGGTGGGCATGGTGATCGGCGCGGGGTGGGCGGGCGCGCGCTCCATGACTTCGACCTCGGGCCCCGGCATCTCCCTGATGGCGGAGTTCACCGGCCTGGGCTATTACGCCGAAGTTCCCGGCGTCATCGTGGACGTGCAGCGCGTCGGCCCCTCCACCGGCCTGCCCACGCGCACCATGCAGGGGGACATGAGCTTCTGCGCCATGCTCTCCCACGGAGACACGCGCCACATCATGGTCATCCCGTCTTCGGTCGAGGAGTGCTTCAGCATGATGGGCGATGCCTTCGAACTGGCCGAGCACTTCCAGACCCCCATCTTCGTCATGACCGACCTCGACCTGGGCATGAACAACTGGATGGCCGATGCGTTCACCTACCCGGAGAAGCCCATCCAGCGCGGCAAGGTTCTCAGCCAGCAGGATCTCGAGCGCTTGGGTAGCTTCGCGCGTTACAAGGATGTGGATGGCGACGCGGTCGGCTGGCGCACCCTTCCCGGTACCGACCACCCCAAGGCCAGTTACTTCACGCGCGGCAGCGGCCACAATGAGAAGGCCCAGTACAGCGAGCGTCCCGACGACTACCAGAACAACATGGACCGGTTGCGCAAGAAGCTGGAGGTCGCCAAGCGCCACGTGCCCCAACCGGAAATCGCGGGCGACGGCAAGGCTAAGGTGGGCATCATCGCGTTCGGGACCACGCACTGGGCCATCGTCGAGAGCCGTGACCAGCTGCGCGACGAGTACAAGCTGGAGACCGATTACCTGCGCCTGCGCGCGTATCCCTTCACCGCTCAGGTGGAAGACTTCGTCCGCCGGCACGAGCGCGTGTATGTAGTCGAGCAGAACCGTGACGCGCAGGTGCGCGACCTGCTGCGCATCGACCTCGACCCCACCCTGGCGCCGCGCCTTCGGAGCGTGCGCCACTACAACGGGCTGCCCATCGATGCCCGTTCCGTCACCGACGAGATTGTTTCCCAGGAGGGCAAGTAG
- a CDS encoding 2-oxoacid:ferredoxin oxidoreductase subunit beta produces the protein MGTAPTPVAEKTNRIGLTVIEYKGGKTTLCAGCGHNAISERIIDALYEMGVKPETVAKFSGIGCSSKSPAYFLSRSHSFNAVHGRMPAVATGALLANRTLRGIGVSGDGDTASIGMGQFVHLMRRNMPIIYIIEDNGVYGLTKGQFSATADLGSKLKTGVVNDLPAIDTCAMAIELGATFVGRSFSGDKRQLLAMLKAAIAHNGTAMLDVISPCVTFNDHEGSTKSYKYVKEHDEPVHDVSFVPFFEEIDVQYDPGTTIEVTMHDGSHLRLRKLHDEYDPTNKIEAIRTLLEAHDKGEVLTGVFYVAPDKPNFLELLHITEAPLATLPESVVRPPRQALDEVMEELR, from the coding sequence ATGGGCACCGCACCCACACCGGTGGCCGAGAAGACCAACCGCATCGGCCTGACCGTGATCGAGTACAAGGGCGGCAAGACCACGCTGTGCGCCGGCTGCGGCCACAACGCCATCTCCGAGCGCATCATCGACGCCCTCTATGAAATGGGCGTCAAGCCGGAAACCGTGGCCAAGTTCTCGGGCATCGGCTGCTCCTCCAAGAGCCCGGCCTACTTCTTGAGCCGCTCGCATTCTTTCAACGCCGTGCACGGGCGCATGCCGGCTGTGGCTACGGGCGCCCTGCTGGCCAACCGGACGCTTCGCGGCATCGGCGTCAGCGGCGACGGCGACACGGCCTCCATCGGTATGGGCCAGTTCGTCCACCTCATGCGCCGCAACATGCCCATCATCTACATCATCGAGGACAATGGCGTGTACGGGCTCACCAAGGGCCAGTTTTCCGCCACCGCCGATTTGGGTTCCAAGCTCAAGACCGGTGTGGTCAACGACCTGCCCGCCATCGATACCTGCGCCATGGCCATCGAACTGGGAGCCACGTTCGTGGGCCGTTCTTTCTCCGGCGACAAGCGACAACTGCTCGCCATGCTCAAGGCCGCGATCGCCCACAACGGTACGGCCATGCTGGACGTGATCTCGCCCTGCGTTACCTTCAACGACCACGAAGGCTCTACCAAGTCGTACAAGTACGTGAAAGAACACGACGAGCCGGTGCACGACGTCAGCTTCGTTCCGTTTTTCGAGGAGATCGACGTTCAGTACGATCCCGGCACGACCATTGAGGTGACCATGCACGACGGATCGCACCTGCGCCTGCGCAAGCTGCACGACGAGTACGATCCCACCAACAAGATCGAAGCCATCCGCACGCTGTTGGAGGCACACGATAAGGGCGAGGTATTGACCGGTGTCTTCTACGTGGCTCCCGACAAGCCCAACTTCCTCGAATTGCTGCACATCACCGAAGCTCCTCTGGCGACCCTGCCGGAGTCAGTGGTCCGCCCACCGCGCCAGGCGCTCGATGAGGTGATGGAAGAGCTGCGTTGA
- a CDS encoding 2Fe-2S iron-sulfur cluster-binding protein, translating into MSTPGPLFRPYERMVKIQIKGKEFTVPDGNMLLRVFQFLAPETIPYGRFCWNEDCQYCRVTYDHGEGTPSHVALSCKLMVKGGMRVTEFAQEIKYCLRTLDLGDEKK; encoded by the coding sequence ATGAGCACGCCTGGTCCGCTGTTCCGCCCCTACGAGCGGATGGTCAAGATCCAGATCAAGGGCAAGGAGTTCACCGTGCCCGACGGCAACATGCTGCTGCGCGTGTTTCAGTTCCTGGCGCCCGAGACCATTCCCTACGGCCGCTTCTGCTGGAACGAGGACTGCCAGTACTGCCGCGTCACCTATGACCACGGCGAGGGCACCCCCAGCCACGTCGCCCTTTCCTGCAAGCTGATGGTCAAGGGCGGTATGCGGGTCACCGAATTCGCCCAGGAGATCAAGTACTGCCTGCGCACGCTCGACCTGGGCGACGAGAAGAAGTAG